The Zalophus californianus isolate mZalCal1 chromosome X, mZalCal1.pri.v2, whole genome shotgun sequence genomic interval gtgcatttctttttttttccaattgtgcatttctttttatgacaTAGATACGCTTCAatctcataaaagaaaaataaagtcatgccCATTTCCAGACCACATGTAGAACTCATGCCTAATAGCAGtgaaatatcataaatatttacCTTCATAGCTTGGGGAAAATATAACCCTCCATTTTTTGTAGTACAGTGAATAGGAACAATGATATTAATGTTTGAAGACTCTAATATTATATAATCTAAAGTTATATGTTGGACTTCAAAATGTAATGTCCAGTGGGTTTATCTCCTctatttaatgaaaagaaataatagttttGATATTCTAAGCCATGTTACCTAAAGTTAtatattggtttttaaaatgtaattaatagaGAATTTATCCACTTAGACATATGTTCTGCAACTAGGCTCAAACTTGAAATAAAgtccagaagaaagaaagaaagaagaaagaaagaaagaagaaagaaagaaagaaagaaagaaagaaagaaagaaagaaagaaagaaagaaagaaaaagaaagaaagaaagaaagaaaagaaagaaagaaagaaagaaagaaagaaagaaagaaagaaagaaagaaaggaaggaaggaaggaagcccttGATTTCAGATTGACTATTCCACAAAATAGAACCTTCTTGACAAGGGAATCTAACTACAGGTCTAGGCTTGACTGAGAATTGTGCAAAGATAAAGCGACATTAACTTATTTACTGATTCGATGTAAAGATTTTACAAAGTTgatgaaaagtttattttctctagaTTTACTTGAGGTATGTCATATTGCCAGGTCAGGTTAAGAATAAGATTTTATACGTCAAGTCAGCTAAAttaagctgttttctttttttaaatttttttaaagattttatttatttatttgacagagagagacagcaagagagggaacacaaacagggggagtgggagagggagaagcaggcttcctgctgagcagggagcccgatgtgggctcgatcccaggactctgggatcatgacctgaaccaaaggcagacacttaatgactgagccacccgggaggcCCTAAGacgttttcttttaaaagggggaagagagacaTATATGCATGATaaaaccaaatggaaaaataaaggggggaaatcagagggggagagggtaggggggtagggggatggattagcctggtgatgggtattaaagagggcacatactgaatggagcactgggtgttatatgcaagcaatgaatcatggaacactacatcaaaaactaatgatgtaatgtatggtgattaacataacataataaaattaaaacaaatggaaatagcAGTTTAGGTTATTAGACTTGGCTATCTATTAAGTATCATTTGGCTACTTTCATTTGCTAACCATTTCACACCTTGTCTAACCAAGGGTAGCTTTTGatttttgtaggtttttaaaTCAAGACTAATATTTAGTTGATTCAGTTGAAATTAACAGAATTCCAtagattttggtttttattccaTAACCATAGCCTCAATTTACCAAGTTACTCACGTTTCACACTATCTTATTAAAGAGTAAGAATTTATTCAGTATAAAATAGTAAGGACACTAAATATTAATTATGCATCAATTAAAGTTGTTAGCAGCTTCCTGCAGATAAGGAACTTGTTGAGAAAGCAGGGAACTGCTTACTGAACTTCTTGAGGTCTCTTCCAAGTCTAATTTTCAATGAAGCCTTTCCCTTGGTTACTTATTCAATTGCAAGTATGAAATGACAATTTACAAGCATTATACAAAAACAGCTTAAAATAGATGTTTAGATTCTAACATTTAAACTTTTACCCTTTTATATTAATCATCTTTACcaatatatttctgtattatcaattttaaatggctaatatataacaaaattatatgaaatataaatcatGGGCTACATATACTTGAATGGATACAAAATTAGTgccttctcttaaaaaattattaaaaagtaacCCGGAGATTTTCTGGATTTTTCAGTTAAATACTTTCTGTTATTAATTACCAAGTATCTGCCATATAAGCCATCAGACTAAGTTTCATTATACTTTGATATGGGagtttctgctttaaaaaattgtagtttATTTTAACAGTAACCTGTTTTGGAGTAGACAGAAATAAAGTATACTTGCTGCTTTAATCCCCAATTTGATAAACCCAGGTTTAGTACAGATAAATCCTGGGTAGTACAGATTTCCTGCCTCAAAGACTTTTATAACAGGTATCTAATTAATTTGGGCTACAACTAATATTTCATCTTGACTAGAATATTCAGTTTAAATGTAACCATGTGATGTTCTGTCCCTATTCCCAGAAGTGAAGAGGAATATAATCTTAATGCATATCACATTTATAAGGTACACTTAAGAGGGAATAACCactttgagaaaaattaaataataatatgctCTTCCTAATATGTGTTGGAAACGTTAGAAAAAGCAGTTTAGAAGTTTGGTTAGTTTGAGAAAAGTCAAGCCATATCATTGTGATGTGAAGCGCCTTGGCTTAATAAATTGTAGAGCTAGTGGCATAAAAGTTTAAATtcgatttattttaaagatatacaagttatatgtaagttatacttgacatttttttttcagaaaatttaggACCAGGTGAAAGGAAACATTTCAACttcataaactaaaataaaatctcatttatgCTACTTTTTGTCTAGTCCAATTTACCATGACTGACTCAGAGGAGTGGAATTAAACAGTACAAATGTaatgatattttcatatttatggaCCCAAAATATTATCTcccttaaaataataatttattagttttttaggAGAACTACAATAACTTGTTTTTGAAAACTGTACAAAACACTGGGTTTGTTAAAGGAATAAGTAAATAAGCTTCACCTGGGAATGatccaaaaataaaaggaaatgaaagatcaaatttatttagaatattttgtttttcatttaatctttgttttccttcaggaTTAAATGATCTTTAGGCTGCAacaattaatatttgaaaatttgtgtCCTTATTTGTACCTTAGAATTGAGATTAGTAGCTTCTTTAACAGTaaagtataagaaaaatgaacaatgatTTTTTCTACAATTACTAGAAAATTACAATGAGTATAATATTCATGGATAAAACTAAAATTGTTCCATTGCTTTCACAGGAATTAAATCCAACTTCTTTTGGTCATTGTCAATATGTAAGAAGCAGTTGACATGGTATGGTAAACTGACCGCTATAATTAAAGGTTTCATCTGGAGTCAATTTTCTATCTCATcaagtaatatttattgactatcttATTTTGAGGCCCAAGGCCACTGTAATCAGAGATCGTTACAGGTCATATTTGACCTATAGCAACTTCTTAGGAACATTTGATAAGGCACTTTAAATGCATAACAGAGAAATACCTCTaataataaagcttttaaaacCGAACAGCTCTTAACCTTTCTTTGgctacaaataaagaaaatacatgctTATGTGTAATTGTTTTAGGAATGTGATTATTCAATTAAAGGTAATGATTGATTGTTGGATACCAATAAGCATGAGTGCATTTGCCTTCTCTAAAAGAAACTTGGTTATTGTCATTCACTTTGACTTTGAGATGGTTGGCAGCATTTACCAGTCTAGATGGCACTGAGAAGTTATACCTATAAAAACCATAGGAAGGATGGAAAGAACAACCAATTGCTTCCTGGACAATGGGATTTGGTGATAAAATACTTCCAGGTGCCTGTAGTCCATACAACATTTGATTGGAAGAATTAGGTGCCTGTAGACACTGCTCACTTAAGTCTTCAAATGAACCATTTTTTGAATTGGTGATCCCCAGAGAAGATAACATGGAAACTTCCATCATGAGTGGGGCTAAACACTGAGAACTGTTGCTGCTTGCTAGTCTTTCAGGAGAAGGCAAGACAAGAGGCTGCTGTCGCCAAAAATTAGTTGGGCAAATCTTGTAGCAAAGGGGCAGGTTGATATTGTGCAGATATACCTCTGGACAGGGCGTTCCAAGGGAGCTTGTAGGTAAGTGAAATGTAGGCAGAGAGCAGGGTGGAAAAAGCAAGGAGTTCAAAGGAGAGGGAGCCCCTCCACTAGAGGTCACTGGAGATGAGCCACTGCTTCCACCTGTGAATGACAATCCAGTCAATGAACAATGAACTTGATGTTCCTAATGAATGAGTACTAATGACCATAAACATGCTTCATTCTTTCCTGGGAGTTCACAGTTCTTTTAACCTCTTTGGGAAAGAATATGTCCATTCCTCTGACCAAAGTTGAAAAGAATACCTTTACTACTACCACTATTACTTTTAACACTACCATTATGTATCATGTACTGAGCATTCACCATGCACAAGAACTGTGCTAGGCACTTGGACATTTACCCAATGAATTACAAAAGATGCCCAAATAAATGGTACCTAGAGCCAATTATATCTTGcaagttaaaaaaagtttttaaactttaaaaaatttacaaaaatgagtATTTGATTAAATTGAAGAAATTGGTTGAGATTCTATAGAAAGCTTCAGTCTGATAAAAATATTGGAACAcatgaaaataatctttataaactAAAATGACATTTAAGTGCATTTGTTAAAgaccatttttagtttaaaaatatcaaaataaaaatgaaaagttcatcATAATGTCATCAGGTGATTTTTATGTTTGCCAAGCATCTACTAAAGTTAAGGATAAATATAAGGTCCAGGATAATCTAGACTTCTCATCTTATTTTcgtgtttgaattttaaaaaatttggttaTTGGCTAAACTTGATCAAGTTTTTTTgtgagtttccttttttctttgtgttgttgtttttcttaactATTTTGTGTAGGCGTAGCCTAATTCTTTATTAACAAGGTGGcaaatatcttttataattaagcattctaaaattatttaaaaaatggtaccCATTTTCTTTGCAATTTGAGAGCAATCtggatatttaaataattaagaaaactgtattttaaattatcaattaatgatcatttttagtttttttttcttttatttttagtgcaCTTCATGTTGACCTGGATATTTTAAAAGCTTGCTGCCTAGATGCTATTAAAGTGCTCACATTTTTCTATGCAACTTTGTAGACCAAATTAATACAATCAATCCAGTGAAATATTTTACCAAATGATTAAACTCGAACTGTTTTCATTGTTATGGTATCATGTAAAATTCAACGTAACTATAATGTTGATGATTTTCTCCACTATTATAAACTTGCATTAATGTTCAAAGACAAACAACTTTATGGAATAAAGACAAAAGTGGTAAAATAATtctatgttgtttgcaaatactcttttatttattattaaacacCAGAGACATGAAGGTATACATTCTTCCACCAGAAAGCTTGCATtgtctaattattattattatttaatcatGTAACACACTACATGAGAACAAatttcttgcaaatatttttaatgcttgtGGCAATTAAACTAATTGTGATGACTTAGTGttgttttcaacatttattttccctacttacagtaaaaggaaaattagaactAAGTGATGGTAAAATTTAATGGATATCATTTTAACATGTGCTGAAAGTTTATGAGAaacatatttatttcaatatccaatatatttgcaaataaggCCACAAATATACCACAGGCAGATTCTAAAGAATGTGAGATAGTGAGATGCTGAATAATCCAGGCGAGATCTGGAGATCTCAGGATATATGATAACTTAAGAAGCCTAAAGTCACTAAATCCACCATTGCCATGgccctgttcttttccttcaagcCAGTTCCCCCCTCTTTTTGCCTCTTACttcctcatcaagataaatatacACTAACTTTCTTGTAAACACACATTTTCTGGCATGAACTTATCCCTTGTGTGGGATTTGCTACAGAGGTTCTGACTGTTGttatttcattaacatttaaaagtaaacGTTAATAAAACTTTTCTTACTTTGTGGGTCTGccccaaaagttttaaaatccaGAGTGAGAGAAGGCCTCCATGGGTAGATCTCTAAAAGCCCATCCAATACACCCCTGAAAAATAGATTCAACTTTAAGCAAGTCCAGAATTCAATTCCTAAAAATAATGacttatataaacttttaagttattttattatagtttttaggGGTCAAtaccagaaatatttttcttttatagctatACCGCTGAATAAAATTCACAGTAATTATTCCCTGAATAAAAGCCCCAGGGATCTAGAATAAGCAATATCTTAAAGGTGGgttgagagggaaaaggaggaggcAAGATTTTACAGACAAACCACTAGATTCCTTTCCTACTACCTACTAGTTTGTAAACTTAAGGCCTCTGAgtctctgagccacagtttccttatctgtaatacTTGTGAAAAAGGCTATATAAATATTAGATACGATTGTAATGTTGCTTACCTGTTTCTTCCGGGATCTCTAAATCCTTTCGCAAAAGGATTCCTGTCTATTTTCAGTTTGGTAAtctatggattaaaaaaaaaaaagaaaaagataaagtcaGTGTCCTCAGTAATAACACTGTCATCCTTGCGTTTAATGGTTACAACAACCACAAAACACTTCAATGTGTAATGTGGCACATTCAACTAATATAAGCATATTGCTAAGTTGAATTTGGAATGGTTACCTCCTTTCTCACCTGGCACTTTGTTCTGTTCTCCTTTCTAATACAAGATCCACAGAATTCATAATCAAACTTGCCTTGATGACAATGCAATACgattatgatatattttttttaattgtggaaaaTTCAATCCAAATAGTGCAGCTTGCCTCTATCCAGAAAGTCCCTCTGGGGCCAGCCCTGCTTTCCTGGGACCAAATTGTCCTTACCTGCTGGTTTTGGTAAGCTGTCACTGTGGTGAACTCAGTTTCTTTAAAGAAGAACGTTTTAACCCCTTCAGTGGGCAGGGACTGAATCCTGAACAGGTCAACCTTGCTGTCCTGTTCCATCACATGTACACGGGGCTTGTACTTATGCATGGACTGCAGAATGATCTGGAGGAGAAATCATCAAATGTTTGCCTATAAAGTGGCTTCCCGTCTGCAACACTGGTTTCATCTCTTTGGCACCCCCAACATGCCCACATGCAAAAGTGAGGCTAAACCAGAAAGGTTTAGTTAGCCACACACAAGGACTTTTCTGTGACATTTTGTTCTGGAAAGACATGCTCAGGGCTAAGAGGTTTCCAGATAGGAGCATCGCAGCAGCATTAGGCAGCAGTGATTCCATTTCCAGATGAAGCCCTTTCCTGCTTCCAAGTGTGGGTGACCATGTGATGTCCCCAAGTATAACTAGGATCTGACTGCCTGCTATAAGTTCCCTGGGCTTATGGTAACTGAAGGGCAGCCACCTGACATACCCCACCTCCTAATCCCGGGggcctccttctcttcttttgtgGCTGGCACAGGGCCAGGTCAGGCATGACAGGAGCGGGATGCATATGGGAAGAAGACTCAAGATCCAGGTAACCTGAAAATAACCTCTTATAACTCATAAAGGCGAGTTGCGGAGGAGATTTCTGTCATACCATGTCAGACAGAAGGTGCTCATCTAGGAGAAGGTAATCAGAGCCCACAGTGATTGACCTGGAGGCTGAGAAGCAAAAGAGAGCTCCACAAAGCGCATTCCCTTCCATACTCCCAAACCAGGCATTATGGCTTAAACAAATCTCATTTGGTCTTCAAACTCCCTTCACTCACCATTCCCAACCCCCAGCACTCTCAGATGCCAAAGGTTACAGGAACCACTTTGGTCACAAGCCCAGAATTTGAAGAGTTCCTAAAGACCATCTGGGAGAAGCATCCCACACCTCTCCAGGGTGACATGTAAGCTGATGATGCCTTGGCACCTCCATTCCCTCCTCAGTCCAAAGGATTTCAAACACTTACTTGGCCTTTGTCATCCATCTCATTGTTGGTGAGTTTCAAGCGATCAAAGCTGATGATCTGCCGCATCCAGGTCTCTCCAGAGCAGGGTGAGTCTGGGTGAACATAGAACCTGGGAGTGATGCATGAGTGGTCTGTATTCCCAGCTACCATCCACTGTGAGCTGTGGTACACATACCTAAAAAGGCACAGAGTGTGGCTTTGGGCGAAATGGGCCAAAGCCAGGTGTGTGGGAGAAAGGCTGCTGGATCCAGTTCTAATGGCATTGGCCAAGGTTTGCCTGCTAGTCCCAAAGGCAACTAGTAGAAGATCCAACTTTATTTCCAAAGGGAGTTCAGGGACAAAAAGCAAACTGTATACAAACATATGTCATTAAAATGCAATGAAGTTCCAGGGCGAGTATAACATCATGGGATTTGAGTCTGGTTTGTATTTCCTCACAGAAACAGCAACAGAAATTGATTTAATCCACTTTGCTGTGCAGAGACAGCCTAAAAATCTTTGTGTCTCTAGCCAGAAGCATCAGAATCAGACAGAAAGCAAAAGGGTGAGGAGGGTGTCTGTCCAACCCACCTCCACCAGTGACCTTCAAAACCCTTTCACCAACAAGGCTTCACATCAGAATACTGCCTGAAACTCTAGCCCATGAGGCCTCAGGGCTGATTTTTACCCTGTTTCTAATCTCAACCACTTAACTGTGCACTGCATTCCCAAACCAGCTCAAACACAAGAAGCAAACAACTTGTTCTATTTACAAGCTGCAGCTCCAGTAGGATCTTGAGCTGCACTTTCTCTTTGCCCCTCAAATCCAGCACTGGGCATGATGCAGGCTCTCTCTTAGAAAGGCTAGACATCCAGTTCAGTGGAACACTCACAGCACAAGTAAGGGCAGCTCCTGCACAACCCCCATAGCCTCTAAGCCAAAGTGCTGGCATAGCCGCGCATCTGGCATGTTAGCACTGTAAGACCTTTTGACTTTAGATCAATTCGACCACTATTAGCCTGCTCTAAGTAGGGAGCCTGTTTCAAAGTGAAAAGTTATTTGTAATTTCTAGGACCTGGCCGCCACTTCAGGAGAGAAgctaaggaaggaagaaataatagaCCTAAATGCAATAACTGCTAAATTAGCATTAGATGGTAAATCAAGACATcactccaggaccctgaggtcaaggTAGTACAGCCCAGAGCCCAGTGCAGCCCCAGAAGCACAGTCATTTCTCCCTAAATTCCTTCAAACAACTTCCTTCCAAGCTGCCTGAGTCCATACCCTCTACAGCTGGCACAGCCAAGGCCAGAACAATGGGTAAGCAAAGGGTTTGGAGTACACTGAAACACCAACTGGCATCTGCTCCAGgagtgagaagaaagagaagcaagacTGCTTTTCTCAGTCTGAACTTCTATTTGAGTGAGAATATTCAACTCCCAAAGTCCATAGGAGAGCAATACCACCCTCTATGGTAAAGCTTTCAATATAGCATTCTCAGGTTCCATAAACTTGAATCCCCATTCCCAGACTTGGCCTGCAGTACCCTCCTTTGCGCCTGGTTACCTGTAACGTTTGGAATCTACTGGCACCACGTCGATGGCCACATAGTACTGCTTCCCTGGGTCCAGCCCTTTCACTTTGACTCGAACAGAGGGGAACATCCGCCTATGGGAAAGAAAACAGCCACTGACCTAGTGCCTTTCGAGATATTTGGAGTGGGATGGGGTGCGGGACAAATGAAAAGTGAAGAAATTCACTGTACCTGCCCCATTCTAGGACAGATTCAAAGAATGATATTGATTGTTGTTTGTATGCTTGATTGAACAAGTTCAGGATTGCTGAGTGGAGCAGAATATTCTTACTACAAAGCTTtttccaccccactccccaccaccaccattaataaaaaactatataagagaaagtagagaaaaaactATGCCTGACCCCTGAGTTTTCAGTGGTACTTTCTGTGAAGCAGATTTGGGAAAGACTGAAATTAGGAAgattcatgcaaaaaaaaaaaaaaaaaaaatgacccagcTGATGTGATGCTGCCCCAAAGCAAAAGATGAAAGCAGAAAACCCCACCTCAGATTGCCCCAGGCTAGCTTGGGATGGTAGGCTTGGGACCTGCTAGATGGCATATCTTCCACTGATAACTGTGAGGCTTTAAGGAGAATTTCTTGAAGTCACTGCCTACAGGAAAGAAAAGCTGAGCCACTAATAATGTGATTTATTGAGAGGCAGTAACTTTCTAATGCCTGTGGGGGGCAGGGCTAAGGACAGATACAGAGCATAAAACTGGAGGCACCACATTTTATGGGCTCCTACTGTGTGCATCCCTTAAACAGCTTGGGCAGAGCCAAACCTGCCAGCCTTGGTAATGATCATCTCAGTCCCAATGTCATGGAATCTCTTCCACAGTTCAGATCCTTGAAGCTCCACCTGGATAGCATCTTTCTCTTCCAGATTTTTGCAGCTGTTGTCACTGTCACTGCCACTACAGCCTGAGAAAGCAGTTGCTGAGGGCTCAGTCTTGGGTCGCTTTTCTGTTGGACACAGAGACGCCAAGAGTTTGAGAGAGGTTCACAGTTCCTGTATCCCCTTCTTGGTGATGCCTGTCTTGGAACAGACTGGCCTGGTCTCTTCCCTGGGAAATTTGGAGGCAGATACTCAAGTTCCTCACAACACCCACTGTGGCCCCCCGATGGGGAGAAAGGGGCCCAGGTAGCGTCCTGGGAAAGGTAACGTCCTTCTTCAAATTTGCCCATCCTTACTCTCTCCGGACTTTTGGACCCTGAGGCTGAATCCCCTCAGAATCTAAGTGCCTGCCTGCTTCCTACCCGGAGGAGAAACAGCTACCGTCTGGCTCTCACGGGCTTGGGAAGGTTGAAGAGTCTAACTTCTCCACAAACATGTAGGGAAGTTCCCCTTCACCGCAAATGAACCACACAGCAATACGGACTGAACTTGGAGGTTCTGACGCTTCCCCTATAGCCAAGTGACCGAGGTATCCCCGCGGCCCCAAACGTGGCCACCCAGCTGGACCAAACCGTTCTAGTGCAGGGCTAGCAGTCCTCTCTCAGTTTCGGGAGTGGAGCTGAGACTTGCAGATCAGCATGCTCGGGAACAGGCTCAGGGCTTTGGGGCTGCGGTAGGAATACTTACCGGGCTGCTGGCTCTCTTTCCCTGCgactctgctccttctctcctcctcctctccacccTCTTTTTCCAGCAATTCAGGCTGCATCTCCTCTCTTGAGtcttgcaattttcttttcctggatcTCCCCACCAGGGCTTCCACCGAGAAGGCAAGCGCCCGAGAGCTCAGAGCCATCCCGGGAGGGGGTGAAGGGAATGTGCAGTGCAAAGTTTCAACCTGAGCTGGgttagggagggagagggagggagggcgcagaggacagggcagggagggaaagcaggaaaacccccaaattagaaaaaaaaaaaacaatttctggATCTATATTCAAcgaaaaaaaagtgtatgtgtgtgtataatgtgtgtgtgtgtgtgtgtgtgtgtgtgtgtgtgtgtgtgtgtgatttttttctttaaatagacaGAATGAAAGTAGAGAAAGATCAAACTTTAGCCAAAGTCCTCTGGAGTCTAGTCCCCCTTCCCTTTGTGGTTTCCTCCGTCCCAGTGGACATGTGCAGACCATCAGTCCTCAATCGCTGATTCCAGGACCTGGCAGAGCACAGAGATTGGCAAGCACAGGCCTTTTAGGGAGCCGACCTGCCTCCAATAGCTGCTCAGGCCGCTTGGATTGGGAGATACTGTTGCATCCTACTGAGTGAATACCAGGCTGGTCACAGCATCCACTGTTTGTTTTGGAAACTGTCAAgttatatatctgtatctatatctatctatcatctatctatctatataataCAAACAAAACCATCATGAGTGACACTTCAGAGTCTGAGGGGTAGAGGTAGGGTTGGGGGTGCGGGtaggagtgggggtggagagagggttGGGGGTGGCAGGAAAGAGGCCCCCCGAAGAGGGATACACAAAGTTATTGTTTTACATTGAACTGTGAAACTCAAAGATATGAGAA includes:
- the TBX22 gene encoding T-box transcription factor TBX22; the encoded protein is MALSSRALAFSVEALVGRSRKRKLQDSREEMQPELLEKEGGEEEERRSRVAGKESQQPEKRPKTEPSATAFSGCSGSDSDNSCKNLEEKDAIQVELQGSELWKRFHDIGTEMIITKAGRRMFPSVRVKVKGLDPGKQYYVAIDVVPVDSKRYRYVYHSSQWMVAGNTDHSCITPRFYVHPDSPCSGETWMRQIISFDRLKLTNNEMDDKGQIILQSMHKYKPRVHVMEQDSKVDLFRIQSLPTEGVKTFFFKETEFTTVTAYQNQQITKLKIDRNPFAKGFRDPGRNRGVLDGLLEIYPWRPSLTLDFKTFGADPQSGSSGSSPVTSSGGAPSPLNSLLFPPCSLPTFHLPTSSLGTPCPEVYLHNINLPLCYKICPTNFWRQQPLVLPSPERLASSNSSQCLAPLMMEVSMLSSLGITNSKNGSFEDLSEQCLQAPNSSNQMLYGLQAPGSILSPNPIVQEAIGCSFHPSYGFYRYNFSVPSRLVNAANHLKVKVNDNNQVSFREGKCTHAYWYPTINHYL